A stretch of Desulfotalea psychrophila LSv54 DNA encodes these proteins:
- a CDS encoding penicillin-binding transpeptidase domain-containing protein, with protein MYRKRISTLLIFFALLVLGLLFGVFFRVIIQGDDLTNTPYIEQKIINKIYIAEQTDAITEKNGEVFIDQAALEQMYGKRLTRFIGKRTRFFSYKNNKFKIDGDGFRVANHRITQGKNLEDRGRILDRNGLVLAESIQGMVGNITRKYPLGLATAPLLGVAHPIYGLKGLEKTLNSWLAGRQHSSAFSSFYRLASGRQKTTDIKLTIDGAVQQKIYQSMAHKTGAVVVLDINSGEMLAAVSTPAFDPSQPAGKYWEDEVKKGYRSGFVNRTLERRYPPGSTFKLVTAAAWADRTDFDIKWGMRCRGRHKTLGISDHNKRGHGWVSLQTAVSVSCNVFFSDIGVRLGPLLLKEANRFGFNRSWLPAGKKSTSLQSLAFAGYPAVNSGREWTALNFNNNPKLVAQGAIGQNVVLATPLQMALTIAAIGNDGVMMKPRLVRGAYFSDHDASVGLINQWPDTKGEVGRSCRKDTAKMLVEMMKKVMQTGTGYSIPKLYKYRGKYILSSILPKGETTQLLGKTGTAETGRGRADHSWFVGLAPADKPRYAVAVIVEHGGLGAKVAGPIAARAMRDVLNMK; from the coding sequence GTGTATAGAAAAAGAATCAGCACCCTGCTCATCTTTTTTGCTTTGCTTGTTCTTGGCTTACTCTTTGGGGTTTTTTTTCGGGTGATTATTCAGGGGGACGATCTTACCAATACACCATATATCGAGCAGAAAATAATTAATAAGATCTATATAGCTGAACAAACAGATGCTATTACAGAAAAAAATGGTGAGGTATTCATTGACCAGGCTGCATTAGAGCAGATGTACGGTAAACGTCTTACCCGGTTTATTGGTAAAAGAACGCGTTTTTTCTCCTATAAAAACAACAAATTCAAAATTGACGGTGATGGGTTCAGGGTTGCAAACCATCGTATAACTCAAGGTAAAAACCTTGAGGATAGAGGCCGCATCCTTGATAGAAATGGTCTTGTTCTTGCCGAATCCATACAGGGTATGGTGGGGAACATTACCAGAAAGTATCCCTTGGGTTTAGCTACGGCACCACTTCTTGGGGTGGCTCATCCCATTTATGGCTTAAAGGGCCTTGAAAAAACACTCAATAGCTGGCTTGCCGGTCGGCAGCACTCTTCCGCCTTTTCATCCTTTTATCGATTGGCAAGTGGCCGACAAAAAACGACAGATATAAAGCTTACAATTGATGGAGCGGTTCAACAAAAAATTTATCAATCAATGGCACATAAAACCGGTGCTGTGGTTGTGCTTGATATTAATAGTGGTGAAATGCTTGCCGCTGTCTCAACCCCGGCATTCGATCCAAGTCAACCAGCGGGTAAGTATTGGGAAGATGAAGTTAAAAAAGGATATAGGAGTGGCTTTGTCAATCGTACGCTTGAACGACGCTACCCGCCGGGCTCTACCTTTAAGCTGGTCACAGCAGCCGCTTGGGCTGATCGAACTGATTTTGACATAAAATGGGGCATGAGATGTAGGGGACGTCATAAAACACTGGGTATTAGTGATCATAATAAACGAGGTCATGGTTGGGTGAGCCTGCAGACGGCGGTGTCTGTCTCCTGCAATGTCTTTTTTAGTGATATTGGGGTGAGGCTTGGCCCTCTTCTTTTAAAAGAGGCAAACCGTTTTGGCTTTAATCGATCTTGGTTACCAGCAGGAAAAAAGAGTACCAGTCTGCAGTCGCTTGCCTTTGCAGGGTATCCAGCTGTGAACAGTGGTAGGGAGTGGACAGCATTAAATTTTAACAATAATCCCAAACTGGTGGCCCAGGGTGCCATTGGCCAAAATGTGGTCCTGGCAACGCCTCTGCAAATGGCTCTCACCATTGCAGCTATCGGCAATGATGGAGTGATGATGAAACCAAGACTGGTGAGGGGAGCCTATTTCTCTGACCATGATGCAAGTGTAGGTCTTATTAATCAATGGCCAGATACTAAGGGCGAGGTGGGGAGAAGCTGTAGGAAGGATACGGCCAAAATGCTTGTTGAGATGATGAAGAAGGTTATGCAGACTGGTACTGGTTACTCAATTCCTAAGCTCTATAAGTACAGAGGCAAGTATATTTTGAGCTCTATCCTCCCTAAAGGTGAAACGACCCAACTGCTTGGTAAAACGGGTACAGCAGAAACAGGTAGAGGCAGAGCAGATCACTCCTGGTTTGTAGGTCTTGCCCCTGCGGATAAGCCAAGATATGCAGTGGCCGTTATAGTCGAGCATGGTGGCCTGGGTGCCAAGGTGGCGGGGCCAATTGCCGCACGAGCTATGAGAGATGTGCTCAATATGAAGTGA
- a CDS encoding disulfide bond formation protein B produces MPISIARFLNFLFIFVVGGILISSLVIQLFLGELPCPLCMLQRLAFVCMLIGAVLNLNFGMRTSHYGIILISALFGMAGSVRQILLHIVPGTGNYGAPIWGYHMYTWAGIAFFCSLVFSAIMLLQERTITLGMIVQQRDKATRYITIFAITLSLTLVVLTFAECGLGQCPDNPTRYWLFE; encoded by the coding sequence ATGCCAATATCTATCGCTAGATTCTTGAATTTCCTGTTCATTTTTGTGGTAGGAGGGATACTGATTTCCTCTCTTGTAATTCAGTTATTCCTTGGCGAATTGCCTTGCCCACTTTGCATGCTCCAACGTTTAGCGTTTGTATGTATGCTAATCGGAGCTGTCCTAAATCTCAATTTTGGAATGAGAACTTCCCACTACGGCATAATTCTTATAAGTGCCCTATTTGGCATGGCTGGTTCCGTTCGTCAAATACTACTTCATATAGTGCCCGGGACAGGCAACTATGGTGCTCCAATTTGGGGCTACCATATGTATACCTGGGCCGGTATAGCCTTTTTCTGTTCCTTAGTATTTTCAGCTATAATGTTACTTCAAGAGAGAACTATCACTTTGGGGATGATTGTTCAGCAACGTGATAAGGCTACTCGCTATATTACTATTTTTGCCATAACACTGAGTTTAACTTTGGTCGTGTTGACTTTTGCCGAATGCGGTCTCGGCCAATGCCCGGACAACCCTACTCGTTATTGGTTGTTCGAATAG
- a CDS encoding IS1 family transposase, translating to MERQNLNLRTRLKRLNRKTIGFSKSTGLHVIADRERILLNNNLATRPKILSSNFLYMT from the coding sequence ATCGAACGACAGAATCTGAATTTGCGAACGAGGCTGAAGCGACTCAACCGTAAAACAATCGGGTTTTCAAAAAGCACCGGGCTGCATGTTATCGCAGATAGAGAGAGAATTTTGCTAAACAACAATTTGGCAACACGACCCAAAATACTTTCATCGAATTTTCTATACATGACTTGA
- a CDS encoding FtsW/RodA/SpoVE family cell cycle protein has translation MSRKNVLLLKVVLLCLAGLLLYRIGSALFIGHNFHFTCHVIVIVALLSWLCATLYLWTEGEKPEAAAIRRNEAISLMGFSIILLALFVLAGQGRLLHGGEHWNTFPFLPGISVFSQSLLAVGLYLVPIWLIHLFLNIKIPLRASPLLPMVTMLVGTGLVLLYRLGPDIAIKSHKAGFTFLFWNQYISFLFSLIAFMVALLYLTPQRIERLTRFRYIYAFGSIVLICLTAVVGTEMHGRRLSINLGVMNFQSVELVKIMALFFMVSYFRFEGGFMERGRHLLGLPRGRYLAPYFIMWILVLLPIFLQKDLGPTALLFTLFLLLFYLGSGSGISALSGIIIMVAAGALSYSFGYPSMVRTRLDMWFEPFLYSQNIAESLWAAASGGWFGVGPGAGMAYKIPVVWSDFNFAAIVEEWGFFGALSVLVCFASLAYVSVRSAQRCNEPYLQLLGTGLGCLWLLQTMVIVGGNLALLPLTGITLPFISFGGSSLIMNFISLALIMQISSISMSKEVLTTLCEGKE, from the coding sequence GTGAGCAGGAAAAATGTATTGTTGCTTAAGGTTGTTTTACTGTGTCTCGCTGGTCTGTTGCTGTACCGTATTGGTTCTGCTTTGTTTATTGGTCATAATTTTCATTTTACCTGTCATGTAATAGTGATCGTAGCTCTCTTAAGCTGGTTGTGTGCTACACTTTATTTATGGACCGAGGGTGAAAAACCAGAAGCTGCTGCAATTCGAAGGAACGAAGCCATCTCGCTTATGGGGTTTTCTATTATTCTGTTGGCTCTTTTCGTGCTGGCAGGACAGGGCAGGCTGCTCCATGGCGGTGAGCATTGGAATACCTTTCCCTTCCTGCCCGGTATCAGCGTCTTCTCTCAGTCGCTTCTGGCCGTGGGGCTATATCTTGTGCCTATTTGGCTGATCCATCTGTTTTTAAATATTAAAATACCTCTACGTGCCTCACCTCTGCTGCCAATGGTTACCATGCTTGTTGGCACTGGTCTTGTCCTCCTTTATCGGTTGGGACCGGATATTGCCATTAAGAGCCATAAAGCAGGTTTCACCTTTCTTTTTTGGAATCAGTATATCTCCTTTTTGTTTTCTCTGATTGCTTTCATGGTAGCTCTGCTTTACTTGACTCCTCAGCGAATTGAACGACTAACCCGCTTTCGCTACATATATGCCTTTGGTTCTATTGTGCTCATCTGTCTTACCGCAGTTGTTGGCACCGAGATGCACGGTAGGAGGCTCTCCATAAACCTTGGGGTGATGAATTTCCAAAGCGTTGAGCTTGTAAAGATAATGGCGCTCTTTTTTATGGTGAGTTATTTCAGGTTTGAAGGTGGTTTCATGGAGCGAGGCCGCCATCTCCTGGGATTGCCTCGGGGGAGATACCTTGCCCCCTATTTTATTATGTGGATTCTCGTCCTTCTTCCGATTTTTTTGCAGAAAGATCTCGGCCCCACAGCCTTGTTGTTTACTCTTTTTCTTTTGCTTTTTTATCTTGGTAGCGGCTCAGGGATTTCGGCCCTGAGCGGCATCATCATTATGGTCGCAGCTGGAGCCTTGAGCTATAGCTTTGGCTATCCTTCCATGGTGAGAACACGTCTTGATATGTGGTTTGAACCATTTCTTTATTCGCAGAACATTGCAGAATCGCTTTGGGCTGCGGCGAGTGGAGGCTGGTTTGGAGTGGGGCCGGGGGCAGGAATGGCCTATAAGATTCCAGTGGTCTGGTCTGATTTTAACTTTGCGGCCATTGTTGAAGAGTGGGGCTTTTTTGGCGCGCTTTCAGTGCTTGTCTGCTTTGCATCACTTGCCTATGTTTCAGTGCGATCAGCTCAGAGGTGCAATGAACCCTATCTACAGTTACTTGGCACCGGGCTTGGCTGCCTGTGGTTGTTACAGACCATGGTGATTGTCGGTGGCAATCTTGCTCTGCTGCCTTTGACAGGCATCACTCTGCCCTTCATCAGTTTTGGTGGTAGCTCGTTGATTATGAACTTTATTAGTCTGGCCCTTATTATGCAGATCTCTTCCATCAGCATGTCAAAAGAAGTCCTTACTACTCTGTGTGAGGGCAAAGAATAA
- a CDS encoding DUF5993 family protein — protein sequence MTGILFTLTVIVFGLIYKGLRQPAILTSFVTLALGIMWLVHHMSDSININL from the coding sequence ATGACGGGCATTCTTTTTACTCTAACAGTCATAGTTTTCGGTCTTATTTATAAAGGTTTGAGACAACCGGCAATATTGACATCATTTGTAACGTTGGCATTGGGAATTATGTGGTTGGTTCATCATATGAGTGATTCTATCAATATCAATTTATAA
- a CDS encoding double zinc ribbon domain-containing protein: MSNINQSLCFHCGQNIKPGAIFCGYCGKSTGVNYACPKCGADVPSGNFCGQCGYDMRTSATVESDVVAWIRGDDDFAAKVSATHLVSGSKGFEVRHGTKALFFEDGRLVETAESGRYTIQEGGFLNKLFKKQKNLSALLVDAGDIVLPFKIDDMKTNDNIFVSISTEIVIRLEDANAFFVNVMKEQGVLKNHELRAMLLGEIRNAIQEGLVAYSFDELDTNLKVKNELAVRIESHFRKSFTRSGFGFGQVRSLQIGNSTLDTSAKAHSERKTSTRAVQAEAQDAFHVAKQNQENEELHREIKRGDIVGAKSDMGIKVDTQSVSLQDRGLDNDFELKKEHQDVDFKKKSVEIIEKRLEVYQKIKEADISQVKTDEEVRKFMLEIDRDQVLDAAEKKIFADELRWQDEDKGRDRSFLVRKVEEQQQFDLDKLAIINDGSLQVEQIKQELVAVEVKQNSRLKTSQQEAEVELLREKAELAKKEVKELGEKEIEVQKHLKDLEMKKAELDLTIENVHDKAKARHGFATLELEEKRLKSQLGLSNLEKMKAIKRADKFENDLHEQELALGKYEMRMKEEVENHKMRLEEKRFSSQIDREKRADIATMSTAQLISVSGDGQAGILGDLAQTEILKGMSAEEILAMNDPAALGRALEEKAKNSQSGEVKDLYERMIFQMKSSTEQLSSVHKDAANRNERMFNQGMESVGGQQQGLAQAERHVADRVERMADRSVQQMGNVASSQTGSSAGVAINPGGGEKV, translated from the coding sequence ATGAGCAATATCAATCAAAGTTTATGTTTTCACTGTGGGCAGAACATTAAACCAGGTGCCATCTTTTGTGGTTATTGTGGCAAATCAACTGGTGTTAATTATGCCTGCCCAAAGTGTGGTGCAGATGTGCCTTCCGGTAATTTTTGTGGTCAATGTGGATATGATATGCGAACCAGTGCCACGGTTGAGAGTGATGTTGTCGCTTGGATTCGTGGTGATGATGATTTTGCGGCCAAAGTTTCGGCAACACATCTTGTAAGTGGCAGTAAGGGTTTTGAGGTACGACACGGAACAAAAGCCCTTTTTTTTGAAGATGGTAGATTGGTTGAAACTGCAGAATCGGGTCGCTATACGATTCAGGAAGGTGGCTTTTTGAACAAGCTTTTCAAGAAGCAGAAAAATCTTTCTGCACTCCTCGTCGATGCGGGTGACATTGTTCTGCCGTTTAAAATCGACGACATGAAAACGAATGATAATATTTTTGTCAGTATCAGCACAGAAATTGTCATCAGACTGGAAGATGCGAATGCCTTTTTTGTTAATGTGATGAAGGAGCAGGGTGTTTTAAAAAACCATGAACTTCGTGCCATGCTTCTTGGCGAGATTCGTAATGCAATTCAGGAGGGGCTTGTTGCCTATTCATTTGATGAGTTGGATACAAATTTGAAGGTTAAGAATGAGCTTGCCGTTCGAATTGAATCACATTTTAGAAAAAGTTTTACCAGAAGTGGTTTTGGCTTTGGTCAGGTGAGGTCTTTACAGATTGGCAATAGCACACTCGATACCAGCGCAAAGGCTCATTCTGAGCGTAAAACAAGCACAAGAGCAGTGCAGGCAGAGGCGCAGGATGCCTTTCATGTAGCTAAACAAAACCAGGAGAATGAAGAGTTACATCGTGAAATCAAGCGTGGTGATATTGTAGGTGCTAAAAGTGATATGGGTATAAAGGTCGATACTCAATCGGTTTCATTGCAGGATCGTGGTCTGGATAATGATTTCGAGTTGAAAAAAGAACATCAGGATGTTGATTTCAAGAAAAAGAGTGTCGAGATCATTGAGAAAAGGCTTGAGGTCTACCAGAAAATAAAAGAGGCAGATATCTCTCAGGTTAAGACTGATGAAGAAGTACGTAAGTTTATGCTGGAGATTGATCGTGATCAGGTACTTGATGCAGCAGAGAAAAAAATATTTGCTGATGAGCTGCGCTGGCAGGATGAGGATAAGGGTCGGGATCGAAGCTTTCTTGTTCGGAAAGTTGAGGAACAACAGCAGTTTGATCTGGATAAACTTGCCATTATTAATGATGGTTCATTACAAGTGGAACAGATAAAGCAGGAACTTGTAGCCGTTGAAGTGAAACAAAATTCACGGCTCAAAACATCTCAGCAAGAGGCTGAAGTAGAATTGTTGCGAGAAAAGGCTGAGCTTGCAAAAAAAGAGGTGAAAGAACTTGGTGAAAAAGAGATAGAAGTCCAGAAACATCTTAAAGATCTTGAGATGAAGAAGGCCGAGCTCGATTTAACCATAGAAAATGTGCACGATAAGGCAAAAGCTCGCCATGGGTTTGCTACACTTGAACTTGAGGAAAAACGTCTTAAATCACAGCTAGGCTTATCAAATCTTGAAAAGATGAAGGCCATCAAGAGGGCCGATAAATTTGAGAATGATCTTCATGAGCAGGAACTTGCACTTGGTAAATATGAAATGCGTATGAAAGAAGAGGTGGAGAACCATAAAATGCGCCTTGAAGAGAAGCGTTTTTCTAGCCAGATTGATAGGGAAAAACGTGCTGATATTGCCACCATGTCTACTGCTCAACTCATTTCTGTGTCCGGTGATGGTCAGGCCGGGATTTTAGGCGATCTTGCTCAAACAGAAATACTCAAAGGGATGAGCGCAGAAGAAATTCTTGCCATGAACGATCCCGCCGCCCTTGGTCGTGCCCTTGAAGAAAAAGCAAAGAATTCACAGAGCGGCGAGGTGAAAGATCTGTACGAACGGATGATTTTTCAGATGAAGAGTTCTACGGAGCAACTTTCCTCAGTGCATAAAGATGCCGCTAATCGGAATGAAAGAATGTTCAATCAGGGGATGGAAAGCGTAGGTGGCCAACAACAGGGTCTTGCTCAAGCAGAAAGACATGTCGCTGATCGAGTTGAACGAATGGCTGATAGGTCCGTGCAGCAGATGGGAAATGTCGCATCAAGTCAGACCGGCTCGTCAGCTGGAGTTGCAATAAATCCGGGTGGTGGGGAGAAGGTGTAG
- a CDS encoding FhaA domain-containing protein, which yields MGFLTKVENILNIPMEKFHQGNDFHPIDLCRLAVRCLEQGCKKGLRRTYAPNTFHIYLHSNDYNELYPFLKVISSDIQAELERHIEERKYVLASNLEVFLFESTKVKPKRPEIKGLVCCESEPDTVLSSTVLEESMERDTILSCAKQEQESQSTVQAGVNEYLDEPLTIVCDYEGESVAPEVESTMPAEAGLQINSASLLTNIPGVLFQIMQNGDVCLENCLGYKKVTVDGEVCERMLLRDGSVVKIGPFEMTYSTF from the coding sequence ATGGGTTTTTTGACAAAAGTAGAAAATATACTGAACATACCAATGGAAAAATTTCATCAGGGGAATGATTTTCATCCAATCGATTTATGCCGATTGGCGGTGAGATGTCTTGAACAAGGATGTAAAAAAGGTCTCAGGCGAACCTATGCACCAAATACTTTTCATATTTACTTGCATAGCAACGATTATAACGAACTTTATCCTTTTCTTAAAGTTATCAGCTCTGACATACAAGCAGAGCTTGAAAGGCATATAGAAGAAAGAAAATATGTTCTCGCTTCAAATCTTGAGGTGTTCTTGTTCGAAAGCACCAAAGTAAAACCCAAAAGGCCAGAAATAAAAGGATTGGTCTGTTGTGAGTCTGAGCCAGATACGGTCTTGAGTAGTACGGTACTTGAAGAATCTATGGAGAGGGATACCATCCTCTCTTGTGCCAAGCAGGAGCAAGAATCACAGTCAACGGTACAGGCTGGCGTAAATGAGTATTTGGATGAACCCTTGACCATTGTATGTGATTACGAAGGAGAATCTGTGGCGCCTGAGGTAGAGTCTACTATGCCTGCTGAAGCAGGCTTGCAAATTAATTCAGCTTCGTTGCTTACAAATATTCCTGGAGTGTTGTTCCAGATAATGCAAAATGGAGATGTCTGTCTTGAAAATTGTCTCGGTTATAAAAAGGTAACTGTGGATGGTGAGGTATGCGAACGCATGTTATTGCGTGATGGAAGTGTTGTTAAAATTGGACCATTTGAGATGACATATTCAACGTTTTAA
- a CDS encoding FhaA domain-containing protein, with product MLNLLKNVFLFKKRMGGCDLVTLLTGEMSKSKKVFRDITVISDRYEILFDSAEFKEHKPFLPSLEKELSTLLIGLASSQKYSFLRSPPQVTIADGGRLGEKALIKSSCSRPVVEELEEVVEHDPLFTQKPAKSCVAFHIISEKQPEPIELGTGTYIIGRGAEADVQIGQEDHLVSRKHCQLTIDESCATIEDLASGNGTLINQHRIIGVYVLNNGDVLQLGASKIEVCL from the coding sequence ATGCTAAACCTGCTTAAAAATGTGTTTCTTTTTAAGAAAAGAATGGGTGGGTGTGATCTTGTAACTCTTTTGACAGGTGAGATGTCAAAGAGCAAGAAAGTATTCAGAGATATTACCGTGATATCTGACAGATATGAGATACTGTTCGATTCCGCCGAATTTAAAGAGCATAAACCATTCTTACCCTCTTTAGAAAAAGAGCTCTCTACTCTACTCATCGGCCTTGCCTCTTCCCAAAAATATTCATTTTTGCGATCTCCTCCTCAAGTTACCATTGCAGATGGCGGAAGACTTGGTGAAAAAGCCCTAATTAAATCAAGCTGTTCAAGACCTGTTGTGGAGGAACTGGAAGAAGTTGTGGAGCACGATCCTCTCTTTACCCAAAAACCTGCAAAGAGTTGTGTTGCCTTTCATATAATTTCAGAGAAGCAGCCTGAACCAATTGAGCTTGGAACGGGTACATATATCATCGGAAGAGGTGCGGAGGCGGATGTTCAGATTGGTCAGGAAGATCATCTTGTTTCCAGGAAACATTGTCAACTGACTATAGATGAATCATGCGCAACAATTGAAGATCTTGCTTCAGGTAACGGTACACTCATTAATCAACACAGAATAATAGGTGTTTATGTCTTAAATAATGGTGATGTCCTACAACTGGGAGCCAGCAAAATCGAGGTGTGCCTGTGA
- a CDS encoding formylglycine-generating enzyme family protein, with amino-acid sequence MALRCSNKQCGQIIAEGQQFCGVCGSVGEELNEQDISSGLGMGDIGYLDGNILSTTKINNNGGSSQASVSAINVNLSGQQQTPVSASMQRCPLCGRLNEEKDTFKCRECGVDHYCLEHLDREHFVCLLCVKKMEQEQAKTHPEPVPESTVLCELCGKRNQLAQTFKCTNCGRDHLCHEHQDPTEFICVRCVAEKKEKLALQDSWEKNEKQCRLALKALDIEGAEKVIAELQRLVAGGSNLFDLGTVHELQALLETSRKWPLPGRNYTESMTNIEMIWVPAGSFEMGDQFDQGADCEKPVHEVELDGFWLGKYPVIQSQYEEVMGINPSRFKKADTYPVETVSWHDAQAFIEQLYKQSGMRFRLPTEAEWEYAARSGGKRELYAGGNDIEAVAWYGGNSNCSTHPVGKKQANGLGLYDMSGNVWEWCQDWFDKYYYQSSPGNNPRGPSLGSNRVLRGCNWDGAGSWALRSAFRFGIASDARNSRVGFRLVLSV; translated from the coding sequence GTGGCCTTGCGATGTTCAAATAAACAGTGTGGTCAAATAATAGCAGAGGGTCAACAATTCTGTGGTGTATGTGGTTCTGTGGGCGAAGAGCTGAACGAGCAAGATATATCCTCTGGTCTTGGCATGGGTGATATTGGCTATCTGGATGGAAATATATTGAGTACCACCAAGATTAACAATAATGGTGGTTCTAGTCAGGCATCGGTCAGTGCCATCAATGTCAATCTTAGTGGCCAACAACAGACCCCTGTCAGCGCATCCATGCAGAGATGCCCTCTCTGTGGCCGACTGAACGAAGAAAAAGACACCTTCAAATGCCGTGAATGTGGGGTAGACCATTACTGCCTGGAGCATCTTGATCGGGAACATTTTGTCTGTCTGCTCTGTGTCAAGAAGATGGAGCAGGAGCAGGCGAAAACTCATCCCGAACCAGTGCCCGAATCCACAGTCTTATGTGAACTCTGCGGTAAACGTAACCAGTTGGCCCAGACCTTCAAATGCACGAATTGCGGTCGTGACCATCTCTGCCATGAGCATCAGGATCCGACAGAGTTTATCTGCGTGAGGTGCGTGGCTGAGAAGAAAGAAAAACTGGCTTTGCAGGATAGCTGGGAAAAAAATGAAAAACAGTGCCGTCTGGCTCTTAAAGCTCTGGATATTGAAGGTGCAGAAAAGGTCATAGCAGAACTGCAGAGATTAGTGGCAGGAGGTAGTAACCTCTTTGATTTGGGAACTGTGCATGAGTTGCAAGCTCTTTTGGAAACCAGCAGAAAATGGCCACTTCCAGGTCGCAATTACACAGAATCAATGACCAATATCGAGATGATCTGGGTACCGGCTGGTAGCTTTGAGATGGGAGATCAGTTTGATCAAGGGGCTGACTGCGAAAAACCGGTACATGAGGTGGAACTGGATGGCTTTTGGCTAGGTAAATACCCTGTTATTCAGTCCCAGTATGAAGAGGTGATGGGGATCAATCCTTCACGTTTTAAGAAAGCTGACACCTATCCAGTGGAGACTGTTTCTTGGCATGATGCCCAGGCGTTTATAGAACAGCTTTATAAACAAAGTGGAATGAGATTCAGACTGCCCACCGAGGCAGAGTGGGAATATGCAGCCCGCAGTGGCGGTAAGAGAGAGCTGTATGCGGGGGGTAATGATATTGAGGCGGTTGCTTGGTATGGTGGAAATAGTAACTGTTCAACCCATCCGGTTGGTAAGAAACAGGCAAATGGTTTAGGTCTGTATGATATGTCTGGAAATGTATGGGAGTGGTGCCAGGACTGGTTTGATAAATACTATTATCAGAGTAGTCCTGGCAATAACCCCAGGGGGCCTTCATTAGGATCTAATCGCGTCCTTCGTGGTTGTAATTGGGACGGCGCCGGTTCGTGGGCTTTGCGTTCTGCGTTCCGTTTTGGGATCGCTTCTGATGCCCGCAACAGCCGTGTGGGCTTTCGTCTTGTTCTCTCAGTTTAG
- a CDS encoding gluzincin family metallopeptidase: MTCDCNIELMEGFTASLIIEVYPDWRQWIDSHAIINKGELLTWVGVDSWRIIRMAVTEEKVPNDTALANMVCHECVHFMMREYTGANLPVGLDEGFAVYLAQKLPRACLQALEQGLVRDGLLPLQFLDLSFTPFDRTSKSLASAQVSTLVQYIAKTYGFVQKLLCGCKNSESINWILKQRGLRVYLLEVEVSRWLEENFLPRLAREELQSV; the protein is encoded by the coding sequence ATGACCTGTGATTGTAATATTGAGTTGATGGAGGGCTTTACAGCTTCACTTATAATAGAGGTCTACCCTGATTGGAGACAGTGGATAGATAGCCACGCCATAATTAATAAAGGTGAGCTGCTTACTTGGGTTGGTGTCGATAGTTGGCGCATTATAAGGATGGCGGTAACAGAAGAAAAGGTGCCAAACGATACGGCCCTTGCCAATATGGTCTGTCATGAATGTGTACACTTTATGATGAGAGAGTATACCGGCGCTAATCTTCCTGTCGGGCTCGATGAAGGATTTGCTGTATATCTGGCTCAAAAACTTCCCAGAGCGTGTTTACAAGCATTAGAGCAGGGGCTGGTTCGTGATGGACTACTTCCGCTTCAATTCCTGGATTTGTCGTTTACACCCTTCGATAGAACCAGCAAAAGTCTTGCCTCTGCGCAGGTCTCAACGCTTGTTCAGTATATAGCGAAAACATATGGTTTTGTTCAGAAACTGCTCTGCGGGTGCAAAAACAGTGAGAGTATAAACTGGATTTTAAAACAAAGAGGCTTGAGAGTGTACCTGCTTGAAGTAGAGGTGTCTCGTTGGCTTGAAGAGAATTTTCTCCCACGATTAGCCAGAGAGGAGCTGCAAAGTGTATAG